The following DNA comes from Cyprinus carpio isolate SPL01 chromosome A4, ASM1834038v1, whole genome shotgun sequence.
taCAAATATcatgtcaaatttaaaaaatgacaaaaacaacaaaattactaaaagttcaactaaaatgaaactgaaaatatataataaatgctaattcaaaatattaaatactataatagtatttaaataatacaaaaataactgcaTATTTCTGAGTGTTATAAGAAGTGAAATCAAATGTAAGGTGGAACTTTACACTTGATGGCAAAAAGGATTTTCTTTATGATGAATCGCGCACAATAAGACCAGGGACATTAATTAAGAAAGTCCtttctatttcatatttttttaaattgtttaaatggtCAGATGTTGAAGTGTTTTGCTTCAGAGCAGCTCATATCTATGGTAGGAAGAGAAATCAAAGCAGCTTGTTGTTGAGGGGCCGGTGTGTGAATTCCCCGCCTGGCCTGGGTTTAATTGAAGTCTTGTGTCATCACAGTAGTAACACGAATGGTTGGATGTTGCTGAAATGTATTAACATTAGTTCCCTAATAGGGTCTCTCCAGAGCATCTTTTCTCCCTCCTTTTCCTCTCTGGCTTCATCTCAGGCTCCATCCATCAAAACGCACATATACTTCTATTTCTAAATATGACTCTGCATTTTTGCAAACTTGTGTTGTTTTCTATTTAGCCACTCTGACATGGAGATCTCTTGTGGAGCAAAACAAGAAGATTATCCAGAAAATCATTGGCTGTGTATTTATCCCCCCTCTCGCCTTCCCACGTAATGCCATGGAGTATGTAACGACATTAATCATATCTATCTAAAATCAGGGGCTCTGATACACTCTCAGATAGAAATGCAATGCAGGGCCTGGAATGGGCTGATAAACATCAGCACAAGACTGAGTTTCCAATTCCTGCCTCAGAATAGACCCTGGGCTGAAATGAGAGGGAGGAAAGGGGAGAATGAGAGAGGGAGATTGAAatgtggaggagagagagggcCCTGTCTCTGTCGGAGTGAATGAACCATGTGACAGGACATGTCGTGTTGagtgacaaagcaaaaaaaagagagtgagagaagtgGCAGCTCAAAAGTAAAACACTATCCACAGTTTCCCAGCATCCAGCCTCagtgcagagagaaagagaagagggaAACAGGAAGGGGGGAGGAAGAACAGATGGAAAAAGTAGCCGATGCACAGCAAACAGGACATTAGCGTGGCAGATATGTGGGTTTTATGAGCAGATGTATGCAGGTACATGTTTCATGAAAGTTTAAAAATTATAagcctgtcatcatttattcaccctcatgttgtttcaaatctatatgactttctggaattaaaaaaaaaatgttattttccataaaatgagGGTGAATTGACTTTGTCAATAAtcattgaaaatattaatttctgctTCAGTACTGAAAATTCATGGCTGTGTATATTCAAATATGTCTTTTGAAGACATTTTTGTGTCAGGTTGGATTTCATTGAGTATGATGGGCATTTTCTTGACCAGTTGCATTGTGGTAATTTGTATATGTAGCAGTGGATATTTTTAAGTAAAGAACAACTTTGATTTTAGTCTTTGCCTCAAACAAATCTGTTTTATAATCTTTAACCATTATATGTTCTCTATTGACATttttatggttccatgaagaacttttaacatccatggaacctttccattgtacAAAAGGTACTTTATAGTGGagaaatgttctttagattattaaaatgttctattaaaaaaaaaaaaaaaaaaaaatcaagacctgttcactgaaaggttctttgggaaaccaaaatGATTCTTTTATGGCATTGCTTGCGAAAACTTTTTGCTTTTTGTCCATTTCAGAGCTTGACAGCACCCTTGCCCATTTGCTTTCATTGTTCTGGATTTTCTTTTACATGCAGTTTtctaaacttctccttttgtttCCCACAGAGGAaattggggtgagtaaatgatgaactaccccttaaaatattataaagtacATGGAGAGTGCAAGAAATGTGAAGAATGTAAAAATAGTTGAAGATCTGATGAGATAGAGAGTAGATACAGaacgaggagagagagaagggggagaACGAATGCCCTGCATACCGCATGATGATAACGTCTGACAGTTTATAAATTTCCCTGGCTGAGCCGGACCACTGCCTTGAGGCAGACACAAGCTGTGCCTCTCCATGTCACACTCAGAGCCTCTAAATCTcaaagagagagacagcgagagagCATGGCATTTACAGTGGGCTGAGAGAAACGTGATGGACGGCCATCAGAGAGTGAGAAGGCTTCGTCTGGAAAAAGGAAggccagagaaagagaggaaatgaGATGAAAAATGGGCTCGTTGCTGCCTGGTATGTTTGGTTTCATATTCCTGCATCGCCCACAGCTTTTTAGCTCGGCCCAAATGGCCAAAAGCAATGCAATCatcttgtaaagcatttattttaggaACAGAAGTACTGTAATTTTGCTTAGTCATTATACAGGACTTCATACAGTGAGTGTCTTGTCTTGATTCTTCAGTTGTGAGGGAGGAAAGTTACCTTCAGTCAAAAAAGTTCTAGTAGTCAGCTCTTAAAGTAACAGTGCACctaaaaatgtgatatttggggtaaactgtccctttaagagcaagACCATTTGAacactttatttgtatttctgtGCATACCCACCTTTAGCAACTCCAGCCACTTCCTGTCAGCAGTCCACTCTATATGTTCTTTTGAAAAGCTGAAACAATGGTAGCTGCCTTTTTGCTGACGCTAAAGTTTAAACTTACTCTTTAAGGTAGTGGGCCTGGTGCATGTATAGCCTGGGGGTGTGGGTGCATTAATAAGCAGCTAACTGCCAAAGCAGGATCTTAATATGATTCACTCATCTATTTTGCATCCTGCTTTTAGTTATACTTCTAACGCCATTAGAAGTCTGCTGTCCATTTTAGTAACAGTTTTACTGCTGTTTTTGTGCTCAAAACTCTAGCAATAATGAGATAGCATTCCATTAATTCAGACTGTAGCTTATTTTCAAGATGTTCAAGGAGCAGCCATTTTCCTCTTGCattaaaatgaggaaaaaactAAACGAAGAGTTCAATCAGGCAGTATGAAGCTGTTATTGTTCCTTCTTCCCCTGCGCTCTCCTTTATTTGTGCACTTGAGCCGGTATTGAGAGGTGGACTCAAGAGAGCCCGGCACTAAACTTGATCAAACCGGTCTATTTGTCTTTATAGCACCCGAGACATGCTTCACTTCCTGTTGTGTAACACTGCCTTTTCTACATCTCTCACTGAGCCACGCAATACCAAGCCCCGAGAGATAGAGAGGGAGAAACATGAAGCACAATTCTATTGCTGCTCAACATGTTCCGCTTTGAACATGTGGCTATTTTCACTCTTCCAGaatattctgttcttttaaaatattctacAAAGTCTGGCATCATAAAAGACATGGAGTTTGAGCATTGTCATTTTGAAAGAAATAGTTGACACAAAAATTACAGTTTCGTCATTTACTGCACCTCATGTTGAATTTTCAGTTACATTCTGATTGTATGGCATTAGAAGTAGTTGTTTGGACTACATTTATCGTGTATTTTTGAAGTATGCAGAGCAAAGCGATCATGaccaatttttcattttggaatgagAGATCCTTTGATATTTGTATCATTCATATAAAGATGCTATTCATTCTTTTATATACCACAAATGACGTTTGTTTCTGTCATTCACATAATACACGTCATCAAACTGCAGTATGGCGCTAAAGTCAGTTTTCTTGTAATGGCTGTGGTGCCATGTTGGATCTACTAGATTTATCTAATCcagattttttgcttttattggcAACACAAGGTTTTTTTAATACCTTGGTCAGGATACATCTTTATTCCATTTCAACCAATAAATTTGATCTAACTTCACTCTGAAAAAACGTCTGGCAAGCTACAAATTCCTCTGGATTTATAAACCCACTGGACCTACAGTGCTTTTTGTATATGAAGTGCTTGAAAAAGTGTCTACCTAACCAAAACATTATGGATGAACCTCTTAGATAATTCCATATGCCatggaatttaaaaatatatcctcCTGTGGGGATCATCTCAGTTGGCTGTGTGGGGTCTCGACAGATGTGACGACCAGAGGCTGCTGTATTTCTGTGAAGAGGTTTTAGCTACAGTAGTGTGCGTCCCTTCGTCATCCATCTCTCATCCACTTTCTTCCTTTTAgcactcactccctctctctctctctttccactgCTTCCCTTTTTGAGTGGATTCGGAGCACCACACACAACACTTCCGCCCTCTCTACCACCCACACTCTGAGTAACAACAAATCTCCTCCTGTGCAGTCGGCCTGAAGCccggacacacacacatgtaccATCTATCAGCTTACCTTTTAAATTATGAAGCCAAGCCACAGAAAAACATGGAGGCTAAGAAAGAAACCACTTTCTTACACCATTTTGTATGTTCACAAGCATTTCTTCCCCATTACCTTCCTGTTTCCCAAGCATGTCTTCCCATTTTagctaaatgcattttttatttttagtgcataaacattaattaaaaaatatttttattttgaacgtatgttttaatacatttaatagcaGCTGTTCAGTCAGAATGTATATTCCTGACTGTAAAAGGTGCGCCTGACAGTTTGAGGTCAAGGATTAACGCTAAAATGGGCGGTTTATAAGCAACAAAGCTTCCAATCACTGGTTGTCTTCCACCCCCCATATCGTTTTTTGTTGTGTAGTGTGGTTTTCAGTCTCGCGCTCAAGTTTCTTTCATGCACAGACCTCCTGCCTCCAGAGTGCTGCCGGAGAGCTGCATTTCACTGCATATGAAAGCAGATACGATCCAGAACATGTGGACCTGTCACCTAATACAATCAGAACAAAGGGGAAAACTGGCGCAACACAAGCCTGAGTCCtatttttttagagaaaagagaaaaatagagTCTAGGATACTGAGTTTGTGTGTGCGTCTGAGAGGATAGAGCCACCAAACACTCCCTTACAAGACATAACACATAGTTCATTTTCCTAAATTTTGCCTAGAATTTGGACCACGTCTGTGGATTTTGCGCCTAAACTATAAGGGTCATTTTTGCAAATTTGTTTCTGGCTCTGCATGTGTGTGAAGGGTGGGGTGAGGGCGACAGATTGGGTCTCCTGGCTCCGGCCCCTCTGTACTCACACTTCCAGCAAGGTCACATGACAACAGTCAAACTCTGTCACAACCTCACTGGGGGAGAGCTGGCAACAACAAACCAGAGCAAACCTAAAcgatactcacacacacacacaaatctacatGCCTTTACCTACCTTTTCATCTGGCTGCTTAAAAAAAAGCACTTGATGTAAAGTTTGTGCTGTAAACCAGTTGTGTTCTTGTAAAAACACCATATGGCCGTCATCCAGTCCACAGTGTGAAAAGACCGCTGTGAATTAGTTCTAATGAGAGGTATGACTAAAACCTGACAGCCATGTGAGACAGTTAGCCATCATACGCCTTTTCACCACAGAGTTAATTCCACTCTTTTCAAACCCAAATCTCTCAGATGTCTCTCGCCATGAGTCACAAACTCAGTCAAAAATCAGAATTTGCTGACTCGAAAGCCACAGAAGAATCTATTTAACCACCAACACGTGACCCTACAGTTGTGCTTTATAAAATCCCATTTCAAAATTGCAACTTAAATAAGTATTGTGAGTTCAGTACAAATTAAGCTCAAATTAGTATTTATGGCTTAATGATCTTCTTAAAAAAGATGGGTTACaatgaggcacttacaatggaagtgaatggggccaatcagtaaatgttaaaatactgtttcagtacactataaaataaaaagaaagaaaaaaacttaaaatgtacaGGTAATTGTCTGCCaggatatattttaattttctggacATTTCCATTCAGTGTAAAACACAAGTGCAAGATTTAAAATACAGGTATAACAcctgtaaaaaaatcaatatggaaaattccttgattttaatacaatatattgtgcccttttgtgtgtgtgtgtggggggggggtgttcaaTAATATTCATGGAAATAtgattttagcattttttgtgtAAACTTATATCCACAGTTTTATAACTTCATTCCAATTACAATGCAATAAAccataaaatgactgtaaaaacaatttaaactgctttacagctcaaatgatacagattttaaatttaagtgCTTAAATctccaaatattaaaaaatagcaATCCTTTAAAAAGACTGCCATTTTATGTATttgctttaaaagaaagaaagaaagaaagaatgaatgaaagaaagaaagaaagaaagaacaagggACAAGTTGacattatttttgtggtaataaacATTATGCCGAAAACTGCTAAACTTGTACTGAACCAGGaactttcttttaaattatttttcctgCAGTCAAAAAGTTTTCTGTTGCTTAATTCATACACAGCGAGAATCTTCAATCTAAAGTATTTGATCATGTGCAGAAAGAAGCAACAGATTGTTATTTTCACTCACATGAACTTTGCATTTGGccttttgcagttgttttgaatgAATAAACACCAGTGCTACACAGAGACACAAACCTAAAGCATCTCTCATGTGCCATGTTTGCTAGACGGTGCCAGTCTCCTTAAGTCAGACAGTGTTCTTGcactgcatactttttttttttacctttttttttacagagcaaAGTCAAACAGTGACTCACAAATTCCTGTCCATTTTCCAGCAATGTGGCAGGCACGGCTTTCAGCCACCTTTCCTCTAACCCTGACTGCAAACAAATCAGAATTTGCTGTGATTTTGAAATCAAACAATAAGTAACTTTTATCAGATGATTAGATTTTGTTTTGATCTGTGCTTGACTTAGGCTGTCTGGGCAAATCACATGGGCCTACTAAAATGCCTGGAACTAAAGACAGGAGCAAAATAACCTCCAACCCCAACTTTCTGAAACGTTCTGGAACTTCAAAGCGTCTCACTGTAACCCACAGACACCTTCAACCACAGTTGCTGCATGGGAGAGCCATACAGCTCCCTGCTTATGTTCCAACTGCTTTGTTAAAATTCCCAGCTGTAATCCGAgcggcatttttatttttaaaaaggtggTGTGAGATTTCTCACTGGTGTAATCgtttctctgtttttctgctCTGCTTGCTCAGTTCAGCAAAATCATAAAATAGTGTGATTTTTATAACTTTAAAGAAGATCTATGTGAGCAACATATCCGAACATCTGACAAACATCTCCAGTTGTAAACCTGCAACAAAAACTGTAACTCCAGGGGGGAAAATAAAATCTATGAACTCAGCAAATTTAGTAAAAAGAGGTGGTGGTAACCTTCAGAAGGGCTTAaattctctctcgctctctctctcatgaagcgTTCAGAACCCTGTTTAAATCCTCCACCCCTCTGGACGGCGAAGGGGAGCAAAGACTAAAGCTTAAATGCTTTGAATGATGGTGAGGAATGTTTAAAAGTGTCTGTTTGAGGAAAGGGGGtggactgagttttttttttcttggggggGAGGAAGACTCCTGTGGGACAAACCCATTCTCTCAGATCTGGTATGCGTGACTgagcaaagagaagaaaaaataaaacctggCTTCTTAACTTAGAGAAACAATGGCAACTGTTGAGAACAGGATTTATAATATTTTGGTGTGTGAAATATAATCACTGTTATAGTCACTAAATTGTTATCAGATGctttaacagtatgtgtgttatTGGATTGGATGACTTaaattgtaaaaaggggcattaCAGTTTTAACACTCTAACTAGCACAATTAAAGGAAGCATCCATTTTGTTGCACTTCATAAATAATGTAACAAACATGCATGCTCTTAACACACAAATATCACTTCCATCGTCCTCTAAAACGCTCATTTCTCAAATCCACTACATTGGAAATCGACCACATAAACTCCTAACCCTATTATAGCAACACTGTCTGTGATACTGCCTAAACATTGACACTTAGCATCAAAAGGGCACAAAACCAAACTGAATGCATGAATTATAGCAAAAATCACAACCCACAGAAATCTTTTCCCATAACGAAATTCAGAGTGgctcttttatttatataaatatcaactttaatgtttttactgtaagaatataaaacattttaatttgggattctttttacaaatacatttacagtacatttgaaCACAGTAGCTTCTCAGCAGGACTCAATACATGTTGCAGGTCGATACATCATGGTACATATATATTGGCCTGACATGCATTTTGCGTGTTACCTTCGTTTCGACCATGTCTTTTATATGTAAAGttgaatattattgtatttaaaacagACAGATTGTTTTATAACATGATGTGCCCTGTTTCAGCCCTGTGAAGAGGCAAACAAGGTGTCAGTGAATTGCAAacagggtttttttcttttttaagggaCAAAATTCACTTCAATTTGAAGTACAACGCTCTGAATAACAGCCATTAATTAATATCTGCTTACATAAGCATAAATACATCAGCAGAGGGAACCTCTTATTCAAAGCAGGAATTAAAGGCTTCCAGGCCTGTAAAATTGAGCTAAAAGAGATTGGAAATAAAAAAGCTTAAGTGTACAAACCCAgtatttttgtctgtatttgcATAAGGGTAGTTGACATATAGCATCATGTCCATGAATTTTTGAAGATTTTAGTCTTGTCATTTATACAATGTATGAGGAAAAATGTGTCTTGTGACTGGTCACtatttctttctcattttaaaacactacttaatttttttaaagtacagaTATTGCATGTAGTCTCAATTAATTTAAGATAACAAAACGgcattgtttaataattaaaattaaaacattttaaggtgAACTGTCACATCACAGGACACTTGCAAAACTGCTTGAAATTTGATGTCAACTACCCATAGACTTGTTTTGAAACCTTTCATTGGCTGTCTGAAGGAagggaaataaaaaaaggtaGTCTGAATTCATCCTTTCTTTCAGTCTTTTTGCTTTCCTTAAGCAAAAGACGAGATAAAGGGGGAGGGGATTGTTTTTCTAGGCACAAATTCTCATTCTTCTTAAGAATAACAATATAATACATCTAACGAGGTAGCCAAAATAACGCGATACTCGTGGAGAAGGAGGTTTAATATTGCGATTtgttaaggggaaaaaaaactttttgtgtgttAATAGCAATAACTGACACATGTATCACATTCagcattttaaaccttttttcatGTACTTTGCTCTATTGAAATTCGCCCATCCCCCTCCCGCCCtccttctctccctccctccttccaGAAACCCCCCCCAAGTTTCACCTCACTTTCTCACTTTCAGTCATCTGCCAAAGGCCCAGGTTCAAAACTTTAAGGCAGGGGAGCTGCGTGATCCTCTCCAGTCCCCTCTTAGTGATTTTCGTACATCCATACAGATCGATGCCGGTCAGTTGCGTCAAGTGGTCTGCGATCAGCTCCAGTCCTTTGTCTGTAATCCGCACGCACTGGCCGATGTTCAGCGTCCTCAGCTCGTGCATCTGGCGCACCATCCTGTTGATGCCATCGTCACTGATGTGGCACGAGCACAGCGACAGCGACTTGAGCTGGTACAGGCCCTGCGCGATATAAGCCAGGCTCTGATCGCCTATCTTGTCGCAAAACGACACGTCGAGTCCAGAGAGTCTCAACGTGCCCATTGCGAGGTGCATGATGCCCGTGTCGCTGATGTTGTCGCACGAGCGCAGATTAAGGCTCCACAGGCTCGTCATGTGAGAGAGGTGGATCATGCCAGCGTCCGAGATGCCCCCGCAGAAACTCAGATTGAGCACTTTGAGCTTGGTCAGGCCTTTCGAAATGTGCTTGAGGGACAAGTCCGTCAACTTCTGGCAGTCCTGCAAGGTCAGGTATTCCAGACTGAGGCAGCCCTCCGCCGCGCTCCGGGTCATGCCGGCTAAGTGCCCTATGCCCACATCCGAAACATGCCGGCAACTCCTCAGATTAAGACTTTTGAGTCTGTGCAAACCCCACGCGATGAGCAACAAGCCCGTGTTCGTGATATTACTGCAGCCGCCCAGTTCCAGCACCTCCAAGTTTTTCAGATACTGCGCTATTCTGCCCAAACTGGAATCCGTGATCTGCTTGCAAAGGCTCAGATTGAGCACCCTCAGGGAAGGGATCTCCTGCACGAACGCGTGCCCCAGGCCGTTATCCGTTAAGTTATAGCAGCCGCTCAGATTCAAGCTCTCGATGTTGGGCATCCCCTGGATCACGTAGCTGAGGCTGCGCCGCAGGCTGAGGATCTGTACGCGCCTGATGCCTCTCGCCTGGAGGCTTGGGAACAGGGACGGGTTCGCCCGCCTCAGATGCAGCTTGGCTTCCACCCCCCTCCACACGGACTTGTGGTAGGACGCGTCCCTCCACGCCGTGCACACTTGGGCCACTCTGCCTTTGTCCCTCACGTCCAAGTAGCTGAAAATCATGGCTAAAATCTCCGGGAAGAGGCACGAGATGTGCGTCTCCATCTTCCAAACGCGCTCAAGAAAACAAACGGCGGTAAACCCCCACCAACGGTCACCGTCGCGGCTCGTAGTCCCCTCAGGAGGGAAAAAAAGGCTTTTAGAAAGCTCCTCAagcttttctttttacatttaactgTGTAAATCGACAACTCTCCGTCCCGAGTGATCCTTTCAGTGGTGTGGGA
Coding sequences within:
- the fbxl14b gene encoding F-box/LRR-repeat protein 14b — encoded protein: METHISCLFPEILAMIFSYLDVRDKGRVAQVCTAWRDASYHKSVWRGVEAKLHLRRANPSLFPSLQARGIRRVQILSLRRSLSYVIQGMPNIESLNLSGCYNLTDNGLGHAFVQEIPSLRVLNLSLCKQITDSSLGRIAQYLKNLEVLELGGCSNITNTGLLLIAWGLHRLKSLNLRSCRHVSDVGIGHLAGMTRSAAEGCLSLEYLTLQDCQKLTDLSLKHISKGLTKLKVLNLSFCGGISDAGMIHLSHMTSLWSLNLRSCDNISDTGIMHLAMGTLRLSGLDVSFCDKIGDQSLAYIAQGLYQLKSLSLCSCHISDDGINRMVRQMHELRTLNIGQCVRITDKGLELIADHLTQLTGIDLYGCTKITKRGLERITQLPCLKVLNLGLWQMTESEKVR